A segment of the Corythoichthys intestinalis isolate RoL2023-P3 chromosome 16, ASM3026506v1, whole genome shotgun sequence genome:
ATCGATTAGtggattaactcattggctgccagacCTCctccttcaaatggattggtcatctagggacaaactcatttaaattcacagaagGATTAAGAGAGCCACATGATCGGACATTTATTACTTTCATTGGCACTCAAAGAGTTAATCATGGCAACCCTAGTTGGCATAGATAATGGCCCTCCGAAGTAAACAAAAATTGCAACGTTCTACGAGTTTGATCCCCTACTTAAAAGGATTTATCTTAGTCCATTTCTTAAAATCTAGCATTTCAACATGGATGTGTAGACTTTTTATATCTGCTCGATGTTCAGGCCGCACTTACTCTGAGTCAAGGTTGAGAAAGATGCATTGCTACTGGCAGCAGAGCTACTGGGCGCTGTACTGGTGCCCAAAGGGGGCAGATTGAGCAATGGGGGGAACTGGAAGGGAAGCGACACCGGAACGAGGCCGCCCAGCATTCCGAAACCTAGAGGAAGAGACGGACCAGAGGCGAGCAGGCCACTACTCCCCGCTGACGACACCTGAACAGAGGAAAGAACAAATCTTTATTTGAGGAAATATATTCATGAGTAACTCAGATCACACTGATCTACATTTACGTCTTTAGGCGGAGTCAAGGACATTTAAGCTGTATTCCAAATCCCAACTATACTTTGCATTTTGATACTTGCAACCAAAACTGTGACAGTTTCGACtcttaattaataatttttacCGCATTGCATAAAGagggtttctacaggtatcagaaaatctcatttaatgcttttctatgccactttaaactaatttaaagcccatgcccaactgcagatcttttcacacacacaaattgtaagtagagttgtccgataatgactttttaacagatattgtccaactccaaaaatctgatacatatgtcaaaccgataccgatatatgcgggtgtggacttaacatactagcaaattgtattgtgatgccccactgaatTCCTttgataatgataaatgtaacaacttcaaggttttcaaaTAACAGGGTTTCTACAGATATCTGCAAATCTCACTTAatgctttttttaatgccactttaaactaatttaatgcccGTACCCAACTACAGTTTCACACACCCACATACACAAATTGAAAGCGTTTaagttttcagttttggttgattttagcgacacaGGTGGAcataagcggtagtgttttgctttaAGGAAGACAGCTCCCCATGTGGGCAAGCCCACAGCgtcgtaaaatcctgatctcccgtcgcttgcagatggattaaacgacatttccaGCGACTGTGTGAGGGATGAATATTACTGAGCTATTGAATCCAGTTgtcgctaaacaatagcatatgatgatGTTGACAATAAGAAATGTTTGCTTTTGTTCTGTATTCCTCCACTGGTCCTCCTCTTTTTTTGTCTCCTTGGACAAAGCCGTCTCTTTTGTCGCTCTGCCATTTTTGGAGAATTTGcgcaaaagcgttcgcatcgacttcagtTTTTATAACGAgtagggaaagggggaagtgacgtatgctgtaaagcagtcagaaCATGTgtagttatttgtgtcctcaaaTGCcaatgaaagcgatacagacccccatcatgatataaaagaggtgtcattcaactagttgttagtcgacatatcacaaatgtcaTGAATAGGTTTTATAAAGGCtgaaaagtgttgctttaaacagTGAATATTTTAATCGTTAAAAATACAAATGCAACTTAAACGCAACAAATAGCTTGATGCAACTTCTGTTCCAGTGAGAAGGCCATGTATACATAGAGGAGAGCTAGGAGAGGAACACTAGCAGCCGATGGGTATTACCTTCATCCCCTAAAATTAGCAACCAGAGTAACTAGAGGTAcatacagtgcatcacaaaagtgagtacgccccttgcatttctacagatatttaagtatatcttttcatgggacaacactgacaaaatgatactttgacacaatgaaaagtagtctgtgtgcagcttatataatagagtaaatcaactttcccctcaaaataactcaaaatatagccattaatatcaaaacccctggcaacaaaagtgagtacaccacttagaaactacgtacatccttagatgtccaaattgagtagtgcttgtcattttccctccaacatgtcatgtgactcatttagggctgcagctattgaatattttagtaatcgagtaatcgactgaaaattacatcgatgaatcaacaagatggcattaccattattaaccattctattaacattctgttaaagtgatccatggatagaaagacttgtagttcttaaaagataaataaaaataataaataaaatatataaataaaatatataaatatttataaaaaattatagaaaataaataaaagataataactagtacaagttatagaaattttatattaaaccccctcttcatgttttcgttttaataaaatttgtaaaattttcaatcaaaaataaactagtagcccgccattgttgatgtcaataattacttacacaatgctcatgggtgctgaagcctataaaatcagtcgcacccaagcgccagcagagggcggcaaaactccgaaaaacacaacaagtacccctttcactttgctgtccttttaatatgtttgagcggggcatttgtgtgttaattgcgtcaagtattttaacggtattaattaaaataattaattagcgCTCGTTAACgtattaattttgacagccctaaaatatacacaagaaaaaaagacatttcatctaatcttgaaccatttctaGTCAATTAATgtctattttcgatgtatattgttgaaaacagccaacaattgcatctcagatgtaactagaataaaaaaagaccaattcactcctgtcactcaaaaaaccttttagatcttataaaatatatgtatgtatatacacctaaaaatgccgttagcttgataacacacatcacttaaaagttaggattttttcccacgtgtttcaattgaatttctatttgtgtcaagccatttttaagttttagttaagttttaagttagtctaaactaagtcctgataggattttgagtttttgcagtgttcaaaataaatgtatgatacaggctgtattggagcacattagggacccgtgctacttggtgttttatccagcaatgactactgagctaaaattgatagttagcattattaagttcttattttacaccctcatcactccacaacgctaagttatgttaaagcctgtatgtaagacacgttagccacgcatcgacagtggtcataattaatagaaacctagccctccgcagggctaacgttaagtGAGCTAGCAgtgaatcttatttattagcgctcctTATTAGCGCTTtagtgctttaagatggcggctgtttactaacgctgcccagacgcggccgagtctgtcatggcgcatctagttcaacatacatgtgatctctatgagacgcagcagacgctacctgctacgttcgtgcgggctagtatttaacaacgtcggcgtcgtttgtagcggctttcGGCTgcagtgagttttttttttccttcttcctctccgcacgtgacatcagcgcgttgtcccgcattaaaagtagtccgagcaaaacgtgatgcttagagctgtcaaaataaacgattactcgaggtgaataaaattactcggatcagtttttaaactcgagttactcgagttgctcgagtattcgtttcagctttagacttgttacaggagtgctgtcagcattgttgaagagattgaagaggtggggggtcagcctgttcgtgctcagaccataccccgcactctacatcaaattggtgtgcatggctgtcaccccaagaggaagcctcttctgaagacggtacacaagaaagcccgcccgtctcatcagaccattggACATGGTTGCAGTAATCCatctgctttgttgacatgtcttcagcaaactgtttgcgggctttcttgttgggctttagtttaatgctttttaatgcctgaattttgacaaaatccatttaatgactttcaatgctttttaatgacatGCATAAACCTTGATAAAAGATCACGTTTGCGCGTGAGCGGCCCCGGGCTGAGGAGACCTAACACTGCATTAGACTTCTTCAGGAATACAGATAACTTGTATCGAGTCAACATTCCTAGTCATGATTGGCTTAGGGGAAGACACAAAAATTTCCATGTGACAACTTTGAGCACCAACCTGTGGCAGCTGAGAAGAGGCCGGTGACAATGGGACCGATGACAACGGGACCGACGTCACCGGTTTGGCTCCCTGAGACGTCAAACCCCCTGGCCTCTGGCGCTGGCCCGGGTTGGCGGAGGGTGTCGATGGAGGGGTGCCAGTTCCTGAATGCTTGGTGATGGATGAAGTGTTTATAAGGCTACTGTTGGCTGTGTTGCTGCTGTTGCTGATGATGATTGGACTCTTCTGGCTGCCTGGGGCAGCGTAAGCACCTTGACTGACCTTGGCTGCCGCTGCCTGGGCACCTGAAAACGGTGGGCGGAACCCTGCAGGGCTTTTAGAGGCATACTGCTGTAAGGAGGATGTCGCCTGAGATCTGGGGATTTGGGGCGTGGTGAGCAAACTCGAGGTGGTGACGACTGAGTTGAGGGTGCGAGATGGGGTGGGGGTGACCTGGGCCGTGACAGACGAGCTGAGAGTTCGGGACGGGGCGGTGACGGCCGAGCTGAGGGAGCGGGACGGGGCGGTGACGGCCGAGCTGAGGGGGCGGGACGGGGCGGTGATGGCCGAGCTGAGGGGGCGGGACGGGGTGCTGACGGCCGAGCTGGCGGGGCGGGATGGGGCGCTGACGGCCGAGCTAAGGTTGCGAGACGCGGTGGAGGTCGAGCTTAGAGTGCGAGATGGGGTGGTGGAGGCTGAGCTGAGAGTGCGACACGGGGTGGTGGCCGAACTGAGGGTGCGAGGCGGGGTGGTGGCCGAGCTAAGGGTGCGAGGCGGGGTGACGGTGGCCGAGCTGAGGGTGCGAGACGGGGTGACGGTGGCCGAGCTGAGGGTGCGAGGTGTGAGTTTAACAATTGGCGTGACGCCACTGTGACTTGATTTCGTGATAGTAGCGTGCATGGGGGTGATGAAGCCTGACTGTTGTGTAGTTGAAACACCCAGATGAGACTGGGCGGAAGGTGAGGCTTTGTTCTGCGGGTTGTGGGGCAAGTGCGTCGACAGGAAGGTTTTAGGGCTCATGTGCACGGATGATGGGTGAACCGTTGGTCGAGATGGAGGCGACGTAATGATGATGGGGTCGCTACTGTTGACTCCTTTATTATTGCTGCATTTGATGATGCTTGAAGGGGGGGTGGAGACCCCCACCTTGGACCCCGGAGGGGCGAGAGGTGACGTGGTGGGTGGAGGGCGGGGTTTAGCTGGTGGAGCAGATGCTGGGGAGTTTACTTTAGGCACAGCGACACCTACGGGTCTCTGAGTGTTCAGCACAGAGTGTCTGTGCACTTGTCCTGGGCCTTTTACAACCCCCATTGCATCCACCCTGACTGACGACACAGGTGAGAAGGTGACCGAGGACGGGCGAGAAAGAGGGGTGGAGGGAGATGAGGAGGTAAACGTGTAGCGGGAGTTGCTGGAAGTGGGTGTGCTGACCAAGTTCTTTTTCTGCTGCTGCTGGATGAGAGGAGAGACATGAGGAGTGGAGGGGGGATTGGTGACACTCTTGGGTATATCTGGGGATGGAGGGTTTTCCCCTTGTGCCAGGCCTTTGGCGGCGTTGCCAAGGATCATAAGCGCCTGGGAGATGGAGTCCAGGGAGGGAACTGCCAGATCGTCATCTAGGGAATCCAGGCATATGGGTTCTGACGGCGACTGAGATGGTCGCTTAGCAACCTGCCCGACGGGGGATGGAGTGACACCTGCCGAGGGTGTGGAACGTTGAACCCACGCTGCCTCCTGACAAACAAATAACCAAGTTAACAGCAATATTAACCCAGTAAACCAACACTAAATATACTACTGTCGGAACCAGATGAATAGACTTTCAGCAGTCTCAACAACAAATTGATAATAAATTTCAACTTTGAACATCTCAGCATCTGGTGATTTTTAAGATTGGAAAATTGTAGGATTgtgacactttttaaaaatgtactctttcagtgccattgatgatggtagatgtccaatcccgcGGTGTCCAAtgatccttctgctgtaaactGAAATTTGTGTTTTGCTAATAGACATCACatcaatttgaactggaagTTCTATTCTAGTGCTGAccaccttcccagttcaaataaatttgatGTCTAGTAaggtcaattgcagccaatctGTTAAccatgaaaaattcaaaaatatcCTCCATTAACTATCAAGAGTAGTgcaaaatcaacaacaacataTTTCTGGTGACCCTGttggaagtgcaaaaacaaaaattgccCAGCCCCACATCAtgcatatacagtgatacctctatatacgaatttaattcgttccaggacctggtttgtatgtcgaaatggtcgtatgtcgagtgggagtttcccataacaatacattataattaatcgattaatttgttccacaggccAAAAACCTATTCCAAATCcttaatactgcaggtacaattacaaatagcaatctaACATAGCAAAACGAATATATTataactgcaaatcacaaaaataataataatggaacTAATTGGGTTGTAatgtggtggttgtgttttgcatgctcctcctgaacgcaccgtgaatTATGAGAGAGTGAGAGGTGCggcagagtttttactttctctttccaTGATTTGTTCTTGGCGCGGGCTACGAAAAACGGTATCTGTGTTATGTTGCACAaactgtgaaataaatgattaaagctGGTAACTTTCTtcccgatgttacaataataataatattgagaGTCCtcctcgagatcgtagacatattttGGCCGGATTGTCGAGCCTGTACACAGATGTGCacactacgctcatatttttctatcatttccttcttaatttcaatggtaagcgtcacctttttccttttttcaccgcctGCACTTACCTTCTCGagacccattttgatttctctcacaaagaaaatccgccgtgcgtccgtcttgcgggaaaacaatcaaactaagatgctgtcataaatcgccgTATTACGAGCAtttagtcaaattttacgtcagatgtcgaaaggattgtaTGTTAATGCAATCATAtgacgaggtaccactgtatggttacaaaacattaacatcattttcagagtgttcaATTAATATCACAATGTCACCTTTGGCTTGGCTTTGGGTGTtgtgatgatctttttctttgctctggaaaaaaatacaaatcataTCAGGATGAAGCTAAGTTCTTCGCTAAATGGTCTCTAATTGTCACTTTACTCACGTGTAGCCAGTAAGGTGACCGTGAGCCATAATGCTTTCTTTAAACAGCATCCtagtaaataaaaagaaataacaTTAATTGACCACTGAACATCCAAGAGAGAGTTGTTGAGGCTTGGgggttaaaaaattttttttaaaaaaacacacctgCCCTGCATCCAACCTTTCGGCCAAAGGGGTTTAACCTCTGTCTCCATAAAGGCTTTGAGGTAATCTTCGGGAGATGTGCTTTTACCCTCGAGCTCGTAGCAGCTCAGCTTCACCCGCACCAAGCTGCACAGCAGCGACCTGATAAAGAAATGACAACAGGAAAAGAAATGCTCTCTATTCAGTTAaagcaaaacattacttcaagaAATAACTTCCTCAATGATAATTCAACTGGTGTGGCTTCATTCACAGATTCTCAAAAGATAATGCTTTACAATGCGTCCCATTTTTCCAATGTTATTAACTcttaggctgccattgacggcgcctgACGTCTAAACAACTTTGATAGTAggcgtgtgacaaaatatcaaatacggtgatatatcgtgatactttgtatcccaaaagttatcgatatgctcctgccaagaatcgagatatcgttttaaaaggtgtcaatgttaaaaaaaaaaaaaaaaaaaaaaaaaaaagcaaccaacaagttgctaccaaaatcttccaccatgatgGTGTCTCAGGtaataaggctgccattgacggtcctcgacgcccaatccatttagactgagaacgttcgttcattcgaaaccagagtatttgcagtcattctgtccgattttcggggcatttacaggtcacttgctgttcatttacaggtcatttcctgttgagtttgagtcattgcctaatcatttgggttattcccaggtcacttcctgttctgtaactctaaataaacaggaagtgaccgataaaataccccaaaatcaacatgaagtaactgaaaatcaacaggtaaatgaccttaaatggcccaaaattatctcATTACCtgacattggctgccaatgacggccatagacgttcaatccgtttgaagtgggagggatggcagcgaatgaacatgttcattcgctggcaccctcccagttcaaatggactggacgtctactagtgataaactcattccaattcgcagcagaaccttgtttttctgtttatcagggtccccccaggattgatacatctaaattcaagacttttcagaccttttttaatgccatttcaactgaaaattaatacttttctcgcacccattatttagataatattgattcatatgaaaaaaataaagcactgaacatcaaatttaacctcaattactaagtgtgtttgacaaaagaatgcacatttattgaagatataattaaaacacatttaaatataagatcTTTCAGAAATTTTTTCCCAGGATGAAATTGattttcaggcatgaaaatgggtcaggggttaaaaaggtgagtagggtgtggaggaaatatgttccggcgttctgccaaaatttcCTCCGTCAGCAAAACGTCatacatgaggcgaatttgaaaATTAAGTTTTTCATATAAGGCTTAttattcgagttagcgggggtttgattagttgaaggagttgatttcaaccaccattgactcgagctagattagccactccagagccctgaaactaacaaataacatgcaaactgcacagaatttgttcaaatcaactccaacaactaattaaaccccggctaactcaaagattaagcctaatgtaaaaaattctgaacttcccctttaaaataaagaccattgaatatggccattaaaatcttgtctataaaagttttagagcaataaaacaaacatcaaaaatgaatgaaatgaacatgaATCGttgaaagtatttcataatgggtccaaattatttttcgaacagatcatgtgactatagcaccttaaagacagccgtttgctttgcttagccaaaactacagctgaggaggcaagatggatatttagaatttctttaaacctaagctttcaaaacctttaacaacaactgagcttgaaccgaggactgagcacgagcagtatccaaaagtcctggctgtcttgttacctgttgtgctgtaattccaagtggtgcttgaattggatgcttttagtggtcgacagtctttttgagccagcgcaaagttcgcaaagtacagagatatttttgtcacaaaaatgtgaagtaatggctgtgtttccagtgagcaaatgaagccgtttgtagtatatctcctgcctttttcattgcatcctggcgaggtagcaaggctatattgttttggccgcaaactcccagcgttcatggctcacgcatcatggtagtACACGTgacccatttttttcccatccccgataagaaaatgtgacatgtgatgtcactcccatgactacagtattcttctttCTACATACAtaatggggcaataacaaaatagtaacgcacaggcatcaaggaaagttaCTTTAATTAGATTACTGATTAAGAAAAATGAACGTTTTACATTGCTCTTTactgaaagtaatcagattacagttacgcattactcacattACGcgctactgacaacactgcttttatattaccgttaaatacacaagtttgatgctaacttaacgggagctatttttttcaccggagatttggctagctgtcataccgcaaaatatgaaaacgattgaacccattactcaccaaattcaatatgctggcaaatgcattcatctaaaaaaaaaaaaattgggagtgagacctctcctcgtc
Coding sequences within it:
- the ubn2b gene encoding ubinuclein-2b isoform X2, with amino-acid sequence MAEPRKVPFVTLSPFHTAALSTPEVSKKRRREDEAISLGSAFGSEGGGGGFGTAQADAAEPAEVKPTVRLNLSLSEPSERGSAEFNYIELVLPTPSRPSQVQLAAASTVPKGLAPSLDPNDPLADDEKERREVEELARKFENKYGGASKKRKKDRMQDLIDIGYGYDETDPFIDNSEAYDELVPASLTTKHGGFYINTGTLQFRAASDSEGEDTENNHVKLKDGEERVIKKRKKKQDGAVLEEKKPRKNKVPKPRVSSLNRPEKKKRKKLMKDSLHLANMLRRFTREKEEMRKRNVAGANMPRPQAKVPCANSAVVNSQPKAANANDCNVADLTSDPAVMSLLGSANNDVLQDMMGDLDFGMLDSPQPPSPSQGENGSFSTGLKAGAGRVSQGNVASPPSLPAGLPGPLLKRIEDLRAASRQFDEEGRKKFFTMDMNNILLDIDLQVQEQPADVRSVVYSHLEAFVPCNKEGLLKRLKKLSLNIQDDRLRTPLLKLKLAVCGVMPEQIARYNMDCIAKVAKHQSEEGEKNGSEDDDEEKPGKRVMGPRKKFVWDDKLRSLLCSLVRVKLSCYELEGKSTSPEDYLKAFMETEVKPLWPKGWMQGRMLFKESIMAHGHLTGYTAKKKIITTPKAKPKEAAWVQRSTPSAGVTPSPVGQVAKRPSQSPSEPICLDSLDDDLAVPSLDSISQALMILGNAAKGLAQGENPPSPDIPKSVTNPPSTPHVSPLIQQQQKKNLVSTPTSSNSRYTFTSSSPSTPLSRPSSVTFSPVSSVRVDAMGVVKGPGQVHRHSVLNTQRPVGVAVPKVNSPASAPPAKPRPPPTTSPLAPPGSKVGVSTPPSSIIKCSNNKGVNSSDPIIITSPPSRPTVHPSSVHMSPKTFLSTHLPHNPQNKASPSAQSHLGVSTTQQSGFITPMHATITKSSHSGVTPIVKLTPRTLSSATVTPSRTLSSATVTPPRTLSSATTPPRTLSSATTPCRTLSSASTTPSRTLSSTSTASRNLSSAVSAPSRPASSAVSTPSRPLSSAITAPSRPLSSAVTAPSRSLSSAVTAPSRTLSSSVTAQVTPTPSRTLNSVVTTSSLLTTPQIPRSQATSSLQQYASKSPAGFRPPFSGAQAAAAKVSQGAYAAPGSQKSPIIISNSSNTANSSLINTSSITKHSGTGTPPSTPSANPGQRQRPGGLTSQGAKPVTSVPLSSVPLSPASSQLPQVSSAGSSGLLASGPSLPLGFGMLGGLVPVSLPFQFPPLLNLPPLGTSTAPSSSAASSNASFSTLTQNVGQSQGGDAKRKTL
- the ubn2b gene encoding ubinuclein-2b isoform X1: MAEPRKVPFVTLSPFHTAALSTPEVSKKRRREDEAISLGSAFGSEGGGGGFGTAQADAAEPAEVKPTVRLNLSLSEPSERGSAEFNYIELVLPTPSRPSQVQLAAASTVPKGLAPSLDPNDPLADDEKERREVEELARKFENKYGGASKKRKKDRMQDLIDIGYGYDETDPFIDNSEAYDELVPASLTTKHGGFYINTGTLQFRAASDSEGEDTENNHVKLKDGEERVIKKRKKKQDGAVLEEKKPRKNKVPKPRVSSLNRPEKKKRKKLMKDSLHLANMLRRFTREKEEMRKRNVAGANMPRPQAKVPCANSAVVNSQPKAANANDCNVADLTSDPAVMSLLGSANNDVLQDMMGDLDFGMLDSPQPPSPSQGENGSFSTGLKAGAGRVSQGNVASPPSLPAGLPGPLLKRIEDLRAASRQFDEEGRKKFFTMDMNNILLDIDLQVQEQPADVRSVVYSHLEAFVPCNKEGLLKRLKKLSLNIQDDRLRTPLLKLKLAVCGVMPEQIARYNMDCIAKVAKHQSEEGEKNGSEDDDEEKPGKRVMGPRKKFVWDDKLRSLLCSLVRVKLSCYELEGKSTSPEDYLKAFMETEVKPLWPKGWMQGRMLFKESIMAHGHLTGYTAKKKIITTPKAKPKEAAWVQRSTPSAGVTPSPVGQVAKRPSQSPSEPICLDSLDDDLAVPSLDSISQALMILGNAAKGLAQGENPPSPDIPKSVTNPPSTPHVSPLIQQQQKKNLVSTPTSSNSRYTFTSSSPSTPLSRPSSVTFSPVSSVRVDAMGVVKGPGQVHRHSVLNTQRPVGVAVPKVNSPASAPPAKPRPPPTTSPLAPPGSKVGVSTPPSSIIKCSNNKGVNSSDPIIITSPPSRPTVHPSSVHMSPKTFLSTHLPHNPQNKASPSAQSHLGVSTTQQSGFITPMHATITKSSHSGVTPIVKLTPRTLSSATVTPSRTLSSATVTPPRTLSSATTPPRTLSSATTPCRTLSSASTTPSRTLSSTSTASRNLSSAVSAPSRPASSAVSTPSRPLSSAITAPSRPLSSAVTAPSRSLSSAVTAPSRTLSSSVTAQVTPTPSRTLNSVVTTSSLLTTPQIPRSQATSSLQQYASKSPAGFRPPFSGAQAAAAKVSQGAYAAPGSQKSPIIISNSSNTANSSLINTSSITKHSGTGTPPSTPSANPGQRQRPGGLTSQGAKPVTSVPLSSVPLSPASSQLPQVSSAGSSGLLASGPSLPLGFGMLGGLVPVSLPFQFPPLLNLPPLGTSTAPSSSAASSNASFSTLTQNLYKSLQSGSQVALPPHLQLAFSDVGQSQGGDAKRKTL